In the Gemmatimonadota bacterium genome, one interval contains:
- the nadD gene encoding nicotinate (nicotinamide) nucleotide adenylyltransferase, with product MRIGLFGGTFDPPHHGHLLAASDAFEALALDRLIWIPAAEQPLKQGTQSASAADRLAMVRLLVGDDARFAVDPIEIERAGLSYTVETVEALRGRFPGDELVLLLGTDVLATFARWREPRRIASLARVAILHRAVNGGAVEKAAVVGAVRAVTGDDLPAPVVLDTRRVDVSSTEIRERARDGRSLHGYVPDAVARYVREHALYR from the coding sequence GTGCGCATCGGGCTCTTCGGCGGGACCTTCGATCCGCCGCATCACGGGCACCTGCTGGCCGCGTCGGACGCCTTCGAAGCGCTGGCGCTCGATCGCTTGATCTGGATCCCGGCGGCCGAGCAGCCCTTGAAGCAGGGGACGCAGTCTGCCTCGGCGGCCGACCGGCTCGCGATGGTGCGCCTTCTTGTCGGCGATGATGCCCGCTTCGCGGTCGATCCGATCGAAATCGAGCGGGCCGGGTTATCTTACACGGTTGAGACGGTCGAGGCCCTCAGGGGACGATTTCCGGGGGACGAACTCGTCCTTCTGCTGGGGACCGACGTGCTGGCGACCTTTGCCCGGTGGCGCGAGCCGCGGCGGATCGCGTCGTTGGCGCGAGTGGCGATCCTGCATCGGGCAGTGAACGGGGGGGCTGTCGAAAAGGCAGCGGTGGTTGGCGCCGTCCGTGCTGTGACGGGCGACGACCTTCCAGCCCCTGTCGTGCTGGACACTCGGCGAGTGGATGTCTCGTCGACGGAAATTCGGGAGCGCGCGCGCGACGGGCGTTCCCTTCATGGCTATGTACCCGATGCAGTGGCGCGCTACGTCCGTGAGCACGCGCTGTATCGATAG
- the secA gene encoding preprotein translocase subunit SecA translates to MLKGILSKVFGTRHDRERKRIQPIVDEINAHYARLQSVSEEELRGQTAKFRRVLAERTDALEQRVAELKELKKTTKDAAEREKIDLELGGGDGRGGLEKELRDEIAEVLDEILPEAFATAREAARRLCGSTVSVTGQELAWDMVHYDVQLMGGIQLHLGKIAEMATGEGKTLVATLPMYLNALPGKGAHLVTVNSYLARRDSQWMGHLYAYLGLTVGCIDDTEPGSLDRRAAYNADITYGTNNEFGFDYLRDNMVFSLEQRVQRAHWYAIVDEVDSVLIDEARTPLIISGPVGNDGDTSFAEHNNAVLRLFRRQSEVVNQLVGDAERAMEAGDKDAAALAFFKAQLGSPKNKRLMKAMNEQGIKQLTQRMELDYLADRKLAPNKQQFRELENDLFFVLDEKGHTVHLTESGIDELSPGDHDEFALPDISTEIHRIDRDTEMSPQEKLEARRTIEAEYAMKSEKLHIVHQLLRAHALYEKDVNYVVQDAQVLIVDEFTGRTMPGRRWSEGLHQAVEAKEGVQVKGETQTLATITIQNYFRMYEKLGGMTGTAETEETEFHQIYGLEVSVVPTNRDIVRDDRQDLIYKTRREKFNAIVEETRRLHDLGYPVLVGTVNVEVSETLSRMFKRAGLPHNVLNAKYHQREAEIVAGAGQKGAITIATNMAGRGTDIKLGEGVKVAQPSKIKDPDGKELEIEECGGLHIIGSERHESRRIDRQLRGRSGRQGDPGASQFFLSLEDDLMRLFQSDRIARLMDRLGAQEGEVLTHPLVTRSIEQAQKRVELQNFQARKRLLDYDDVMNQQREVIYSLRSFALDGGEELRGESIKMVEKAITKRVTDLLAEYADATQWDLGLVRQELLMHYLLSVPQLEGEDTPTTVEGVVSAAVAAAHAAFAMKEESLNAVQDEAGHGFASRLNALIMLNVLDEKWKDHLYDLDQLRAAIHYRSWGQKDPLIEYKQEAYTMFVDLMGDIHHTFAERFLRAQLVFNPQDFMGGDAAPEPEPELPRRPTKRYNALGILEDIVEEPLVVEPEPEATVPSEDPPEDEGGTVEQKPVVKSDPMVVGAGRARSLSSLAGGASGPVDFAGVGRNDPCPCGSGKKFKKCHGVNA, encoded by the coding sequence ATGCTCAAGGGAATCCTCTCGAAGGTCTTCGGCACCCGGCACGATCGCGAACGTAAGCGCATCCAGCCGATCGTCGATGAGATCAATGCGCACTACGCTCGTCTGCAGTCGGTCTCCGAGGAGGAGCTCCGGGGGCAGACGGCGAAGTTCCGACGGGTCCTTGCCGAGCGCACGGACGCGCTCGAGCAGCGGGTCGCCGAGCTGAAGGAGCTCAAGAAGACGACGAAGGACGCCGCCGAGCGCGAGAAGATCGACCTCGAGTTGGGCGGGGGCGACGGACGCGGCGGCCTGGAGAAAGAGCTGCGCGACGAGATCGCCGAGGTGCTCGACGAGATCCTCCCCGAGGCGTTCGCCACCGCGCGCGAAGCGGCGCGGCGGCTGTGCGGGAGCACGGTGTCCGTCACGGGGCAGGAGCTGGCCTGGGACATGGTGCACTACGACGTGCAGCTCATGGGCGGTATCCAGCTGCACCTCGGGAAGATCGCCGAGATGGCGACGGGTGAAGGGAAGACGCTGGTCGCGACGCTCCCGATGTACCTGAATGCGCTGCCGGGCAAGGGGGCGCACCTGGTGACGGTCAACTCGTACCTCGCCCGCCGCGACTCGCAGTGGATGGGGCATCTCTACGCGTACCTGGGGCTCACCGTCGGCTGCATCGACGACACGGAGCCGGGGTCGCTCGATCGCCGCGCGGCGTACAACGCCGACATCACGTACGGCACCAACAACGAGTTCGGCTTCGACTACCTGCGTGACAACATGGTGTTCTCGCTGGAGCAGCGGGTGCAGCGGGCGCACTGGTACGCGATCGTCGACGAAGTGGACTCGGTCCTCATCGACGAGGCGCGCACCCCGCTCATCATCTCGGGGCCGGTGGGGAATGACGGCGATACGTCGTTCGCGGAGCACAACAACGCGGTGCTTCGGCTGTTTCGTCGCCAGTCCGAGGTGGTCAACCAGCTCGTCGGCGACGCCGAGCGGGCGATGGAGGCGGGCGACAAGGATGCGGCAGCGCTGGCCTTCTTCAAGGCGCAGTTGGGGAGCCCGAAGAACAAGCGCCTGATGAAGGCGATGAACGAGCAGGGGATCAAGCAGCTCACGCAGCGAATGGAGCTGGATTACCTCGCCGATCGCAAGCTCGCCCCCAACAAGCAGCAGTTCCGGGAACTCGAGAACGACCTCTTCTTCGTCCTCGACGAGAAGGGGCACACGGTGCACCTGACGGAAAGCGGGATCGACGAACTGAGCCCGGGCGACCACGACGAGTTCGCGCTCCCCGACATCTCAACCGAGATCCACCGGATCGACCGCGACACCGAGATGTCGCCGCAGGAGAAGCTGGAGGCGCGCCGCACCATCGAGGCGGAGTACGCGATGAAGAGCGAGAAGCTCCACATCGTGCACCAGCTCCTGCGGGCGCATGCCCTGTACGAAAAGGACGTCAACTACGTCGTGCAGGACGCGCAGGTCCTCATCGTCGACGAGTTCACCGGGCGCACGATGCCCGGGCGGCGCTGGTCGGAGGGGCTGCACCAGGCGGTCGAAGCCAAGGAAGGGGTGCAGGTGAAGGGCGAGACGCAGACGCTCGCCACCATCACCATCCAGAACTACTTCCGCATGTACGAGAAGCTCGGCGGCATGACCGGTACCGCCGAGACGGAAGAGACCGAGTTCCACCAGATCTACGGCCTCGAGGTGTCGGTCGTCCCGACCAACCGCGACATCGTACGCGACGACCGGCAGGACCTCATCTACAAGACGCGGCGCGAGAAGTTCAACGCGATCGTCGAGGAGACGCGGCGCCTGCACGACCTCGGCTACCCGGTGCTCGTGGGCACGGTCAACGTCGAGGTGTCGGAGACGCTGTCGCGCATGTTCAAGCGCGCGGGCCTTCCGCACAACGTCCTCAACGCCAAGTACCACCAGCGCGAAGCCGAGATCGTCGCCGGCGCCGGGCAGAAGGGGGCGATCACGATCGCCACCAACATGGCCGGCCGTGGAACCGACATCAAACTCGGCGAAGGGGTCAAGGTCGCGCAGCCGTCGAAGATCAAGGATCCCGACGGCAAGGAACTCGAGATCGAGGAGTGCGGCGGGTTGCACATCATCGGCTCCGAGCGCCACGAGTCGCGCCGTATCGACCGCCAGCTGCGCGGGCGTTCCGGGCGCCAGGGCGACCCGGGGGCGTCGCAGTTCTTCCTGTCGCTCGAAGACGACCTGATGCGCCTCTTCCAGTCCGACCGCATCGCGCGGCTGATGGACCGGTTGGGCGCGCAGGAAGGCGAAGTGCTCACGCACCCGCTGGTGACCCGATCGATCGAGCAGGCGCAGAAGCGTGTCGAGCTGCAGAACTTCCAGGCCCGCAAGCGACTGCTGGACTACGACGACGTGATGAACCAGCAGCGTGAGGTGATCTACTCGCTGCGGTCGTTCGCGCTCGACGGGGGCGAGGAGCTGCGCGGCGAGTCGATCAAGATGGTCGAGAAGGCGATCACGAAGCGCGTGACCGACCTGCTGGCCGAGTATGCCGATGCGACGCAGTGGGACCTGGGACTCGTCAGGCAGGAACTCCTGATGCACTACCTGTTGTCGGTCCCGCAGCTCGAGGGCGAGGATACGCCGACGACGGTGGAGGGCGTCGTGTCGGCGGCGGTGGCGGCGGCCCACGCGGCCTTCGCGATGAAGGAGGAGAGCCTGAACGCGGTGCAGGACGAGGCGGGGCACGGTTTCGCGTCCCGGCTCAACGCGCTGATCATGCTCAACGTCCTGGACGAGAAGTGGAAGGACCACCTCTACGACCTCGACCAGCTGCGCGCGGCGATCCACTACCGCTCGTGGGGACAGAAGGACCCGCTCATCGAGTACAAGCAGGAAGCGTATACGATGTTCGTGGACCTGATGGGCGACATCCACCACACGTTCGCCGAGCGGTTCCTGCGAGCGCAGCTCGTCTTCAATCCGCAGGACTTCATGGGGGGCGACGCGGCGCCCGAGCCCGAGCCCGAGTTGCCGCGCCGACCGACCAAGCGCTACAACGCCCTCGGCATTCTCGAAGACATCGTCGAGGAGCCACTGGTGGTGGAGCCGGAGCCGGAGGCGACCGTACCATCCGAGGATCCGCCCGAGGATGAGGGGGGGACAGTGGAGCAGAAGCCGGTCGTGAAGAGCGATCCCATGGTGGTGGGGGCAGGGCGCGCGCGTTCACTCTCCAGTCTGGCGGGTGGCGCGAGCGGCCCGGTCGACTTCGCAGGAGTGGGTCGCAACGATCCCTGCCCGTGCGGCTCGGGGAAGAAGTTCAAGAAGTGTCACGGCGTGAACGCCTAG
- the radC gene encoding DNA repair protein RadC, whose translation MSAIELLAIVLGTGRGGHSSIETAHEVLARAGGSLRRIASEPVAMLTDVAGIGRARAVTIHAALELGRRMVHETRQEGMAVRSPRDVYRLFGPRLEDLPVEEFHVAVLDAQHRVERDITITRGILNSSLVHPREVFREAIAERAAALILVHNHPSGDPTPSPDDQMVTQQLVAAGRLLDIPIHDHVIVGRGRYTSFAEAGLL comes from the coding sequence TTGAGTGCGATCGAGCTTCTCGCCATTGTGCTTGGGACGGGGCGAGGGGGCCACTCATCGATCGAGACGGCGCACGAGGTCTTGGCGCGCGCTGGGGGGTCGCTTCGTCGGATCGCCTCCGAACCGGTGGCGATGTTGACGGACGTCGCTGGGATCGGTCGCGCGCGGGCGGTAACGATCCATGCGGCGCTCGAACTCGGTCGACGGATGGTGCATGAGACACGTCAGGAGGGGATGGCGGTTCGCTCTCCGCGTGACGTGTACCGGCTCTTCGGGCCCCGCCTCGAGGACCTGCCGGTGGAAGAGTTCCACGTGGCGGTGCTCGATGCACAGCATCGTGTGGAGCGCGACATCACGATTACGCGCGGGATCCTGAATTCCTCGCTGGTGCATCCACGCGAGGTCTTCCGGGAGGCGATCGCTGAGCGGGCGGCGGCGCTGATCCTGGTGCACAATCATCCGAGCGGGGACCCGACACCGTCGCCGGATGATCAGATGGTGACCCAGCAGTTGGTGGCCGCCGGGCGACTGCTGGACATTCCGATTCACGACCACGTGATCGTCGGACGTGGGCGCTACACGAGCTTTGCCGAGGCAGGATTGCTGTGA
- a CDS encoding bifunctional (p)ppGpp synthetase/guanosine-3',5'-bis(diphosphate) 3'-pyrophosphohydrolase, with amino-acid sequence MTSTAAPSVRESPQWWPSGDPIPERLDLALLTRAYDFSAKAHQGQFRKNGDPYVSHCIEVAKILADLQLDTATVASGLIHDVVEDTPITIGEIEKEFGREVSQIVDGLTKIGHLPLNSKEDRQVENYRKLLVSIAKDVRVIIIKLADRLHNMRTLDWLPEEKRERIAQETMDLYAPLAHRFGMAQVKWELEDLAFKYLEPEAYRTLAKMVAAKRGEREALVRALKEPLERTLAAAGIADVEVTGRPKHLWSIHKKMEKRQRPYEDIFDLLAIRVLVNTVPDCYHALGVIHDGWTPVQERIKDYIAQPKSNGYQSLHTTIFGPGRQLYEVQIRTRDMHRTADFGIAAHWRFKESSKSQDELDRHLAWFRQILELQLDAKDPAEFLEFLKLDLYQDEIFVFTPTGDVIQLPKGATPIDFAFGVHTEIGLHCQGAKVNGKIAPLSRELKNSETVEIMTSPNAKPNRDWLAHVRTGRARHKIRQWLRHEEEQSSAKIGQEILEREVKRRRLAKLDESQLDAIAHTLGLNDAHHVIASIGQGDINVTQVLKLLYPELESPEHSPRPTAIERLMDRVRGTSKGVKIQGADGLMVRYAQCCQPVPGDPVVGYVTRGRGVSIHRADCPNLLQLIHEPERRLEIDWQEQPGERFLVRLAIEANDRRSLYADIAAAVSSTGTDIRTLELKSVDGRVTGAAVVEVENLSHLQKILKAVRRVKGISDVARREHIQTQG; translated from the coding sequence GTGACGTCGACCGCCGCACCCTCCGTTCGCGAATCGCCCCAGTGGTGGCCTTCCGGTGACCCGATCCCGGAGCGCCTGGACCTGGCGCTGCTCACGCGCGCCTACGACTTCTCGGCCAAGGCGCATCAGGGGCAGTTCCGGAAGAACGGCGATCCGTACGTGTCGCACTGCATCGAGGTCGCCAAGATCCTGGCCGACCTGCAACTCGACACCGCGACGGTCGCGAGCGGGTTGATTCACGACGTGGTCGAGGACACGCCGATCACGATCGGTGAGATCGAGAAGGAGTTCGGTCGCGAGGTCTCGCAGATCGTCGACGGGCTGACGAAGATCGGCCACCTGCCGCTCAACTCGAAGGAAGACCGCCAGGTCGAGAACTACCGCAAGTTGCTGGTGTCGATCGCCAAGGACGTGCGGGTGATCATCATCAAGCTGGCCGACCGGCTGCACAACATGCGCACCCTCGACTGGTTGCCGGAGGAGAAGCGCGAGCGGATCGCCCAGGAGACGATGGACCTGTACGCCCCGCTGGCGCACCGCTTCGGGATGGCGCAGGTGAAGTGGGAGCTGGAGGACCTGGCGTTCAAGTACCTCGAGCCGGAGGCGTATCGCACGCTGGCCAAGATGGTCGCGGCCAAGCGCGGGGAGCGAGAGGCGCTCGTGCGCGCGCTCAAGGAGCCGCTGGAGCGGACGCTGGCGGCGGCGGGGATCGCCGACGTGGAAGTCACCGGGCGCCCCAAGCACCTGTGGTCGATCCACAAGAAGATGGAGAAGCGGCAGCGCCCGTACGAGGACATCTTCGACCTGCTGGCGATCCGCGTGCTGGTGAACACGGTCCCCGACTGTTACCACGCGTTAGGCGTGATCCATGACGGGTGGACGCCGGTGCAGGAGCGCATCAAGGACTACATCGCGCAGCCCAAGAGCAACGGCTACCAGTCGCTGCACACGACGATCTTCGGGCCGGGGCGTCAGCTGTACGAGGTGCAGATCCGCACGCGCGACATGCATCGCACGGCGGACTTCGGCATCGCGGCCCACTGGCGCTTCAAGGAGAGCAGCAAGTCGCAGGATGAGCTCGACCGGCACCTCGCCTGGTTCCGGCAGATCCTCGAGTTGCAGCTGGATGCCAAGGACCCGGCCGAGTTCCTGGAGTTCCTGAAGCTCGACCTGTACCAGGACGAGATCTTCGTCTTCACGCCGACGGGCGACGTGATCCAGCTCCCCAAGGGGGCGACGCCGATCGACTTCGCCTTCGGCGTGCATACCGAGATCGGGCTGCACTGCCAGGGGGCCAAGGTCAACGGCAAGATCGCCCCGCTGTCGCGCGAGCTGAAGAATTCGGAGACGGTCGAGATCATGACGTCGCCGAACGCGAAGCCCAATCGCGACTGGCTGGCCCACGTGCGCACGGGACGCGCGCGCCACAAGATCCGGCAGTGGCTGCGGCACGAGGAGGAGCAGTCGTCGGCAAAGATCGGGCAGGAGATCCTCGAGCGCGAGGTGAAGCGCCGTCGGCTGGCGAAGCTCGACGAGTCCCAGCTCGACGCCATCGCCCACACGCTCGGCCTCAACGACGCGCACCACGTGATCGCGTCGATCGGGCAGGGGGACATCAACGTCACGCAGGTCCTCAAGCTGCTCTATCCCGAGTTGGAGTCGCCGGAGCATTCGCCGCGACCCACCGCGATCGAGCGGTTGATGGACCGGGTGCGCGGGACGTCGAAGGGGGTGAAGATCCAGGGGGCCGACGGGCTCATGGTGCGGTACGCCCAGTGCTGCCAGCCCGTCCCCGGCGACCCGGTGGTAGGCTACGTGACGCGCGGGCGCGGCGTGAGCATCCATCGCGCGGACTGCCCCAACCTGTTGCAGCTGATCCACGAGCCGGAGCGCCGGCTGGAAATCGACTGGCAGGAGCAGCCCGGAGAGCGCTTCCTCGTGCGCCTGGCGATCGAGGCCAATGACCGTCGGTCGTTGTACGCCGACATCGCGGCGGCGGTGAGTTCGACCGGGACGGACATCCGTACGCTCGAGCTCAAGAGCGTCGACGGGCGGGTGACCGGCGCGGCTGTGGTCGAGGTCGAGAACCTCTCCCACCTGCAGAAGATCCTGAAGGCGGTGCGGCGGGTGAAGGGGATCAGCGACGTCGCGCGGCGGGAGCACATTCAGACGCAGGGGTAA
- the uvrB gene encoding excinuclease ABC subunit UvrB: MSSRADFRLESPFAPAGDQPRAIAELNAGLARGDRFQTLLGVTGSGKTMTVANVIAAHGKPTLVLSHNKTLAAQLYGELKSFFPSNAVEYFISYYDYYQPEAYVPSTDTYIEKDASINEDIDRLRLRATSSLMERDDVVIVATVSAIYGLGDPVEYKERMVTLATGQRIARDQILRLLVGILYSRNDVAFERGTFRVRGDTIEILPAYEEQGVRVEMWGDEIERISKISALTGETIAVLDKAAIYPAKHFITNRPTLVKAAESIRAELTDRLMVLRNAGKLLEAQRLESRTNFDLEMMLEIGTCAGIENYSRHLTGRAPGERPACLFDYFPEDFLVVVDESHVTLPQVRGMYNGDRARKEVLVEYGFRLPSALDNRPLVFDEFLTLTPRALFVSATPSELELQLSDGVVVEQIIRPTGLVDPEIEVRPVRGQVDDLLNEIRLRERKGERVLVTTLTKRMAEDLTDYLAQTGVRVRYMHSDIDAIERMEIVRGLRLGEFDVLIGINLLREGLDMPEVSLVAILDADQEGFLRSDRSLIQTVGRAARHVNGRAIFYADRITDSMTRCMGETGRRRQLQVAFNTANGIVPRGVVKSVDEVRFITRVADAREEKDGKVRKVAEAKATYSASELDEMITRLEQDMRVAAEELDFEAAARLRDEVFELRARRDSANVSRKRDAFADIRASR; this comes from the coding sequence ATGTCTTCGCGCGCCGACTTCCGCCTCGAATCGCCGTTTGCCCCCGCGGGTGACCAGCCCAGGGCGATCGCTGAACTGAATGCGGGCCTCGCACGAGGCGACCGCTTCCAGACGCTGCTCGGCGTCACCGGCTCGGGGAAGACGATGACCGTCGCCAACGTCATCGCCGCGCACGGCAAGCCGACGCTCGTCCTGTCGCACAACAAGACGCTCGCGGCGCAGCTCTACGGGGAGCTCAAGTCGTTCTTTCCCAGCAACGCGGTCGAGTACTTCATCTCGTACTACGACTACTACCAGCCCGAGGCCTACGTCCCCTCGACCGACACCTACATCGAGAAGGACGCGTCGATCAACGAGGACATCGACCGGCTGCGGCTGCGGGCCACCTCGTCGCTGATGGAGCGGGACGACGTCGTCATCGTGGCGACGGTCTCGGCGATCTACGGCTTGGGCGATCCGGTCGAGTACAAGGAGCGGATGGTGACGCTGGCCACGGGGCAGCGCATTGCCCGCGACCAGATCCTTCGCCTCCTCGTCGGGATCCTGTATTCGCGCAACGACGTCGCCTTCGAGCGGGGGACGTTTCGCGTGCGCGGCGACACGATCGAAATCCTCCCGGCCTACGAAGAACAGGGGGTGCGTGTCGAGATGTGGGGGGACGAGATCGAGCGCATCTCCAAGATCTCGGCCCTGACCGGCGAGACGATCGCGGTGCTCGACAAGGCGGCGATCTACCCGGCGAAGCACTTCATCACGAACCGCCCGACGCTGGTGAAGGCGGCCGAGTCGATTCGCGCCGAGCTGACGGATCGTTTGATGGTGCTGCGCAACGCGGGGAAGCTGCTCGAGGCGCAACGGCTGGAGTCGCGCACCAACTTCGACCTCGAGATGATGCTCGAGATCGGGACCTGCGCGGGGATCGAGAACTACTCGCGCCACCTCACGGGACGTGCCCCGGGCGAGCGCCCCGCCTGCCTCTTCGACTACTTCCCCGAGGACTTCCTCGTGGTGGTCGACGAGTCGCACGTGACGCTGCCGCAGGTGCGCGGGATGTACAACGGTGACCGGGCGCGCAAGGAAGTGCTGGTGGAGTATGGCTTCCGGCTCCCCAGCGCGCTGGACAACCGGCCGCTGGTCTTCGACGAGTTCCTGACGCTGACGCCGCGCGCCCTGTTCGTGAGCGCGACGCCGTCGGAGCTCGAGTTGCAGCTGTCGGATGGCGTCGTGGTGGAGCAGATCATCCGGCCGACCGGGCTGGTCGATCCGGAGATCGAGGTGCGCCCGGTGCGGGGGCAGGTCGACGACCTGCTCAACGAGATCCGGCTGCGCGAGCGGAAGGGGGAGCGCGTGCTGGTCACGACGCTCACCAAGCGCATGGCCGAGGACCTCACCGACTACCTGGCGCAGACCGGGGTGCGGGTGCGCTACATGCACTCCGACATCGACGCCATCGAGCGCATGGAGATCGTCCGCGGGCTGCGCCTGGGGGAGTTCGACGTGCTGATCGGGATCAACCTGCTGCGCGAGGGGCTCGACATGCCCGAAGTCTCGCTGGTGGCGATCCTCGACGCCGACCAGGAGGGCTTCCTGCGCAGCGACCGGTCGCTGATCCAGACGGTCGGGCGGGCGGCGCGCCACGTGAACGGGCGGGCGATCTTCTACGCCGACCGGATCACCGACTCGATGACGCGCTGCATGGGCGAGACGGGGCGTCGTCGACAGCTGCAAGTGGCGTTCAACACGGCCAACGGCATCGTCCCACGCGGGGTGGTGAAGTCGGTGGATGAGGTGCGCTTCATCACGCGTGTCGCCGATGCCCGCGAGGAGAAGGACGGGAAGGTGCGGAAGGTGGCGGAGGCCAAGGCCACCTATTCGGCGTCCGAGCTGGACGAGATGATCACGCGCCTGGAGCAGGACATGCGCGTGGCGGCCGAGGAGCTGGACTTCGAGGCGGCCGCGCGGCTGCGCGACGAGGTGTTCGAGCTGCGGGCGCGCCGCGACAGCGCCAACGTCTCGCGCAAGCGTGACGCGTTCGCCGACATCCGCGCGAGTCGTTAG
- the tsaE gene encoding tRNA (adenosine(37)-N6)-threonylcarbamoyltransferase complex ATPase subunit type 1 TsaE, translating into MLRLSLGELESWGEALGRGLRAPRVVTLGGDLGAGKTTLVQAICRGYGVTEPVTSPTFALVHEYRGGETSVYHLDLYRLRDARDLLQLGWEEIMAADALILVEWPERAGDALPPGALHLVLAHVAGATDVRDLHVDG; encoded by the coding sequence GTGCTGCGCCTGTCGCTCGGCGAGCTGGAGTCGTGGGGGGAGGCGCTGGGGCGTGGGCTGCGTGCGCCGCGCGTCGTCACCCTCGGCGGCGACCTTGGGGCTGGCAAGACGACGCTCGTCCAGGCGATCTGCCGGGGATACGGCGTGACCGAGCCGGTCACCTCGCCGACCTTTGCGCTGGTGCACGAGTATCGCGGCGGGGAGACGTCGGTGTATCACCTCGACTTGTATCGCCTGCGCGACGCGCGCGACCTGCTGCAGCTGGGATGGGAGGAGATCATGGCGGCCGACGCGCTCATCCTGGTCGAATGGCCGGAGCGCGCCGGCGATGCGCTCCCGCCGGGAGCGCTCCACCTTGTGCTCGCCCACGTGGCGGGAGCGACCGATGTCCGGGACCTGCACGTCGATGGCTGA
- the tsaB gene encoding tRNA (adenosine(37)-N6)-threonylcarbamoyltransferase complex dimerization subunit type 1 TsaB yields MADLVLVLEASAGSGSLALLRGETVVAEAGVPMRGHDGERLMPTLVQLLHDSGAATHDLQRIVCGAGPGGFTSLRIAAAIAKGLAESLGVELWGVSSLALLAAGERGDEGEAWHHEAATGAWRGGIAPGRVAATCWPCSMRCGASGTRSDSASARTER; encoded by the coding sequence ATGGCTGACCTCGTCCTCGTCCTCGAGGCGTCTGCCGGGAGCGGTTCGCTCGCGCTGTTGCGCGGGGAGACCGTGGTGGCTGAGGCAGGGGTCCCGATGCGGGGGCACGACGGGGAGCGCCTGATGCCGACCCTCGTGCAGCTGCTGCACGACAGCGGGGCCGCGACCCACGACCTGCAGCGGATCGTCTGCGGTGCGGGGCCCGGGGGATTCACGTCGCTGCGCATCGCGGCGGCGATCGCCAAGGGACTCGCCGAGTCGTTAGGCGTGGAGTTGTGGGGCGTCTCGTCGCTGGCGCTCCTGGCCGCGGGGGAGCGGGGCGACGAAGGGGAGGCATGGCATCACGAGGCGGCGACAGGAGCGTGGCGGGGGGGCATCGCGCCGGGGCGCGTCGCCGCGACGTGCTGGCCGTGCTCGATGCGTTGCGGGGCGAGTGGTACTCGCAGCGATTCGGCTTCGGCCCGGACGGAACGGTGA
- the rimI gene encoding ribosomal protein S18-alanine N-acetyltransferase, whose protein sequence is MTEGAVTVRAATLADVEGVVAIERAAFSDPWTAKSFRELVGRPEVLFDVAVRPLGEGEGDEVIGFVIVYTVEGEGDLANLAIAASARGHGEGRRLLRHAIQGAVARGVQLLFLEVRESNEAARALYDSEGFMEVGRRAKYYVRPAEDALILRKELP, encoded by the coding sequence ATGACGGAGGGCGCGGTCACGGTGCGCGCCGCGACGCTCGCCGATGTCGAGGGGGTCGTCGCGATCGAGCGTGCCGCGTTCTCCGATCCCTGGACGGCCAAGTCGTTTCGTGAGCTGGTGGGGCGGCCGGAGGTCCTCTTCGACGTGGCGGTTCGCCCGCTCGGCGAAGGGGAGGGGGACGAGGTGATCGGCTTCGTGATCGTGTACACCGTCGAGGGCGAAGGAGACCTCGCCAACCTCGCCATCGCAGCGTCGGCGCGCGGCCACGGGGAGGGACGTCGCCTCCTGCGGCACGCGATCCAGGGGGCGGTCGCCCGCGGGGTGCAGCTCCTGTTCCTCGAGGTGCGGGAGTCGAACGAAGCGGCGCGTGCGCTGTACGACTCGGAGGGGTTCATGGAGGTTGGGCGCCGCGCGAAGTACTATGTGCGGCCCGCGGAGGATGCGCTCATTTTGCGAAAGGAACTGCCCTAG